A window of the Oncorhynchus masou masou isolate Uvic2021 chromosome 13, UVic_Omas_1.1, whole genome shotgun sequence genome harbors these coding sequences:
- the LOC135553132 gene encoding ATP-sensitive inward rectifier potassium channel 1-like — MVFGIRKRIHDHLVERRIRRTRLVTKYGRCNIEFGNVKYGNHFAFLLDFWTTFVEFRWRFVLFFFIASFTLSWFIFGLLWFWIARNNGDLTWQNPSKGHIPCVDNVYNLITAFLFSLETQTSIGYGGRAITPFCSGAVTLIIIQYLIGNIINCFMCGVILAKISIPKKRAKTITFSEMAVICPKKDFLCLMIRVANLRKTLMIGSQIYGKLLRTTIKPDGETIIMDQVNIEFVVDAGKDNLFFVCPLTLYHVIDNTSPFFEMAVDTLHKQEFELVVFLDGTTESTNSACQVRTSFIPQEIMWGYNFLPIISRNKEGKYRVNFSNFSKVVPVATAHCAYCFHNMKGHHLHTIDGIDNGEFEVIDNLEQPNMTKM; from the coding sequence ATGGTGTTTGGCATCCGGAAGCGTATCCATGACCACCTGGTGGAGCGAAGAATCCGCAGAACCCGGCTGGTGACCAAATATGGGCGCTGCAACATTGAATTCGGCAACGTGAAGTACGGCAACCATTTTGCCTTCCTCTTGGACTTCTGGACGACCTTCGTAGAGTTCCGCTGGCGCTTTGTCCTCTTCTTCTTCATCGCCTCCTTCACCCTGAGCTGGTTCATATTTGGACTGCTGTGGTTCTGGATCGCCCGGAACAACGGGGACCTGACGTGGCAGAACCCCTCGAAAGGCCACATCCCCTGTGTGGACAACGTCTACAATCTCATTACAGCATTCCTCTTCTCCCTGGAGACACAGACCAGCATTGGGTACGGTGGACGTGCCATCACACCTTTCTGTTCTGGTGCTGTAACCCTCATCATTATCCAGTACCTCATAGGTAACATCATCAACTGCTTCATGTGTGGAGTCATCCTGGCCAAGATCTCCATCCCTAAGAAAAGGGCCAAGACCATCACATTCAGTGAGATGGCTGTCATCTGTCCTAAGAAGGACTTCCTTTGCCTCATGATAAGAGTGGCCAACTTGCGCAAGACCCTGATGATCGGGAGCCAGATCTACGGCAAGCTGTTGAGGACAACCATCAAACCCGATGGGGAGACAATCATCATGGACCAGGTGAACATTGAGTTTGTGGTGGACGCTGGGAAGGACAACCTCTTTTTTGTGTGCCCTCTCACACTCTACCATGTGATTGATAATACTAGCCCTTTCTTTGAGATGGCAGTGGACACACTCCATAAGCAAGAGTTTGAGCTGGTGGTCTTTCTGGACGGCACAACCGAGTCCACCAACTCAGCCTGCCAGGTCAGGACTTCCTTCATCCCTCAGGAAATCATGTGGGGTTACAACTTCCTGCCCATCATCTCCCGCAACAAAGAGGGCAAGTACAGAGTGAACTTCTCCAACTTCTCCAAGGTGGTACCCGTGGCTACTGCACACTGTGCCTACTGCTTCCACAACATGAAGGGACACCACCTCCACACCATTGACGGAATTGACAACGGGGAATTTGAAGTGATTGATAACTTAGAACAACCTAATATGACCAAGATGTGA